The DNA window CCACGAAGTCGCGCACCGCATCGGCCCGGTGCCGGTCGGCCACCTGGTAGACGCTGCCCAGCAACGCCGCGCCGAGCATCTCCGCGTCGAGCGCGCAGCCCAGCTTCGTGACATCGCGGGCCGCGTGCAGAACGGCCTCGTACGCGGTCTGGGGTGCCGGCATGTCGCGAGCCTACGCCCGGGACACCTGGCTGACCTACTCCGAACGCACCACGCCGAGCGCTTCTCTCGCCTGGGCGTAGGCGTTCAGCACCTCGCGGACCGGCGCCACCACGTGCCCCCGGGCCACGTCGGTGACCGCGGACCGCAGTCGCTGCTCGGCGCGGCGCCGGGCGCGGCGGGCCCCGGCCGCGATCAGGGGCTTCAGCAGCAGCCACAGGAACAACCCGGCGAGCAGGCCGCCGAGCAGCAACAACGTCGGCAGCGGGACCGCGCCCACCATCGGGTTGTCGAACTCTGGCAGGCCGAGGGCGCGGACCGCGTACCCGGCGATCAGCCAGCCGAGGCCGGCCACCGCGGTCGCCAGCAGCACCCACTGCAGCGCGCCGATCACCCGCCACCAGACCGGGGCCTTGGTCACGCCGAGATCGGTGGTGGCGACCGCCCGGTCCAGCGCGTCGGGCAGATCGTCGGCCCGGGACCGGGCCGCGGTGGTCAGCGCCGGCGCCCAGACCTCGGGCAGCGGCGCGGCAGCCCGGCTGGCGACCGCGCGGACCGAGATGCCGACCGCGGACCGTTGCGCGGCGCCGGCGGCCGGGACAGAGGTGCGCGGCACGATGTCGGTGGAGACCGGGTCGGTGGCGGGTTTCTCGCCCAGGTGCAGCCGGCGCAGCGGGTCCGGCCGCAGCCGGCTCAGCCCGCGGACCAGCGGCCAGCCGGTGGCCGCGGTGGCCCGCTGCCGGTACGCCTGAGCCGTCGCGTCGGCCACCGCAGGCACCCCCGCCGACGCCGCGAGGGAGTCGGCCAGCTGGCGGACCGTGCTCCGGTCCACCTCGTCCTCGGCGGCCGGCGGGCCGATCGTGGCGGCCAGCTCCTCGCCGACCGTGTCCAGGTCAGCGGCGAGACGGCGCAGCGCGGCCTGCCGGGCGGCCACCGTCGTCTCCAGCGCCTCGCGCAGCTCGGTGAGCATCCCCGGCTGTTTCGCCGAGGAGGCGAGCACCGGCGTGCCGCCCAGCCCGTCCTCCTCGAGCAGCCGGCCCAGATCGTTGAGCACCACCTCGGTGTCGCCGGGGCTCAGCCGGTCCGCCTGGTTGAGCACCACGATCGTCACGCCGGCGTGCGAGCTGAACTGCGAGAGGTACGCCCGGTGCAGCACCCGGTCGCCGTACTTCTGCGGGTCGACCACCCAGACGATCTGGTCGACCAGCCCGAGCAGGCGGTCCACCTCCAGCTGGTGCGCGCGTTCCACCGAGTCGAAGTCCGGCAGGTCGAGCAGCACCAGGCCGTGCAGGGCCACCTCGTCGTCGCCGTCCAGCGCGCTCTCCCGGACGAATCGCTGCCGCGGCAGCACCCCGATCCAGTCGAGCAGCCGGTTCGCCGGCTCCAGCGGGCCCCAGACGCAGGCGTGCGCGGTGCCCGTGGTCGGCCGCCGCACGCCGACCTGCGAGAGCTTGAACCGGGCCAGGGCGTTGAACAGGCTGGACTTGCCACTGCCGGTGCTGCCGGCGAGCGCCACCACGGTGTGGTCCAGGGAGAGCGAGAGCCGGTTGCCGGCCCGTTCCACAAGCGTGTGGGCGGTGACCAGCTTGCCGTCCGGCAGGTACGGCCCGGTGACCCGCAGGAACCGGGACAGCGCTTCGAGCCGTCGCGCCAGATCCTGGGCGTCCACTCTCTTCTCCACGACGTTCATTGCCCCGACCCGGTCAACGCTAGTTCCTTCCTTGCCGCCTCCACCTCGGCGCCGACCCGGCGCAGCAGCGCGCCCGGCTCGGCCTCGAGGCGTACCGTCGCGGTCCGCTCGGTGAACCGGGCGGCCTCGGCGGCGAGCAGATCATCCACCCGGGCCAGCAGCTCGGTGCGGGCGCGGGTGGCGAGCGTGCGGATCGCCTGGTCGCCGAAGACCGCCTCGAGCACCTTCTGCGCGGCGACCGCGCTGCCCGCGCCGGCCGCGACCTCCAGGCCGGTCGGTATGAACGCGGTGGTGGTGAAGACCGCGATCATCACGGCCAGGCCGACGCCGTTCACCGCGTAGGCGGCGCCGCGGGCCACGGTGCGCTTGTCGGCGGCTTCCCGGCGGACCACGTCGAGGACCCACTGCTGCCAGTCACGGACCAGGCGGTCGGCGAGCTGCGGCAGGTTGTCGGAGGCTTTCTGCAGACCCGGCTCCAGCAGGGCGGCGCCGGCCGGGTGCGACTGCCAGGCCGCGTACGCCTGCTCGGCCGCGTCCGCCGCCACCCCGCGCAGCAGGGTGACCAGCTGGGACTCCATCGCGACCTGCAGGTTCCGCCCGGGCGCCGGCCGGCCGCTGATCGCCGCGACGAGCCGGTCCCGCAGGTGGCCGACCCGCGACTCCAGGCTGCGCAGGAACTCGCCGGTGCCGATGAACTCCTGCCAGCGGGCCAGCACCTCGCCGCGGAGCAGCCGGCCGTCCTGCAGGCCCTCCTCGGTGGTGCGGCGGGCGTTGCGGTACGCCGCCTCGACCCGCTCGTCCAGCGTCTGCGCGGTGCGCATCTGCTCGTCGGCCGCCTCGGCCAGCCCGTGCAGCGCCGGCGCCAGCGCGCCGAGCGCGCCGTCGAGGGTCTGCCGGACCACCGCGGCGCGGGCGTTCGCGTCCGCGGAGAGCTGGGAGAACCACTGTCGCATCGGGCCGACCGCGGCTTCCGGCAGCAGCCCGTTTCCGCCCAGAGGGGTTTCCGGGATGACGAAGAGGGGCGCGGAGCCGAGGTCGCGGGCGGTGAGCATCTCGCCGAGGTGGGCGGCGACCTCGGCGGCCGCGTCGACCGGGACCCGGTCCAGCACCAGGGCGATCACGGTGCCGCGCAGCCGGGCGGTGGTCAGCAGCTCCCACGGGACGGCGTCCGCGTACCGCGCGGCGGTGGTGACGAAGAGCCAGAGGTCGGCGGCGGCCAGCAGTTGTGCCGCGAGCTTGCGGTTGTGGTCCACGACCGAGTCGATGTCGGGCGCGTCGAGCAGCGCCACGCCGGGACCGATCGACGGCGCGCCGACGACCTGCAGCGCGTTCGGATCGGTGCTCTGCTCACCCGTCCGGACCAGGCCGGGCAGCAGCCCGCCGCGGCCGAACCAGTTCAGATCCGACGGGTTCGCCACCAGCACCGGTGACCGGGTGGTGGGCCGCAACACGCCGGCGGTGCTCACCGGTGCCTGGACCAGGCTGTTCACCAGGGTCGACTTGCCCGCGCCGGTGGATCCGCCGACGACCACGAGCAGCGGGGCGTCGAGTCGCGCCAGGCGGGGCAGCAGATAGTCGTCGAGCTGAGAGAGCAGCGCCGCGCCGACCTTCCGGGCCTCGTCGGCGGAGGGCATGACCAGGGGGTAGGAGACCGCGCCCAGCGCCGAGCGCAAACCACTCAGTGCCGTGGCAAGGCGTCCCAAAGCGGGAGGAATGCCATTTTCCTGGTTTACCGGCCGGCCTTGGTCACTCCCCGTACGCTCTGATGGGCCACCGCTGACCTGGCTCTTTTCCTCCGTTGCGGGCTCGTCCGATGCGGCGGAAAGGGCCGACGGACCGACCGCGTCTCCGTGCGTCGTCACGGGTAAAGCGTGCACGATCTATGCACCCAGGACAACGGGTCCCGGTATGCCGTGACCGGACAGGTATGTAGGTGATTTCCGAATCACCCACCTCACAGGCCGACTTGCGTCGCTCTGGCTCAACTTCGATTTGACGTTCTCTGTCACCGTGGCATCATTGAGTCGGTTCCACTCAACCCTGGTACGAACCAAGTCGGTTAGCGAAGCGAGGAACACCATGGCACGTGCGGTCGGCATCGACCTCGGCACCACGAACTCCTGCGTCAGCGTTCTGGAAGGAGGCGAGCCCACCGTCATCGCCAACGCGGAGGGCTCCCGGACGACTCCGTCGATCGTCGCCTTCGCCCGCAACGGCGAGGTGCTCGTCGGCGAGGTCGCCAAGCGTCAGGCGGTGACGAACCCCGACCGGACCATCCGCTCGGTCAAGCGTGAGGTCGGCACGAACTGGTCGATCGACATCGACGGTAAGAAGTACACCCCGCAGGAGATCTCCGCGCGGGTTCTGATGAAGCTGAAGCGCGACTCCGAGGCGTACCTGGGCGAGACGATCACGGACGCCGTGATCACCGTCCCGGCGTACTTCAACGACGCCCAGCGTCAGGCCACCAAGGAGGCCGGTGAGATCGCCGGTCTGAACGTGCTGCGGATCGTGAACGAGCCGACCGCGGCCGCTCTCGCCTACGGCCTGGACAAGGGCTCCAAGGAGCAGACGGTTCTGGTCTTCGACCTCGGCGGCGGCACCTTCGACGTCTCGCTGCTCGAGCTCGGCGACGGCGTCATCGAGGTCAAGTCCACCTCGGGTGACAATCACCTCGGTGGCGACGACTGGGACCAGCGGATCATCGACCACCTGGTCAAGACCTTCCGCGGCGAGCACGGCATCGACCTCTCCCAGGACAAGATGGCCCTGCAGCGTCTGCGTGAGGCCGCGGAGAAGGCGAAGATCGAGCTCTCCGCCGCGACCACCACCAGCATTAACCTGCCCTACATCACGGCCGGCGCGAACGGCCCGCTGCACCTCGACACCTCGCTGAGCCGGGCCGAGTTCCAGCGCATGACGCAGGACCTGCTCGACCGCTGCAAGGGCCCGTTCGAGTCCGCGATCAAGGACGCCGACGTCAAGCTCTCCGACATCGACCACGTGATCCTGGTCGGCGGCTCGACGCGTATGCCGGCGGTCACCGAGCTGGTGCAGAGCCTGATCGGCCGCGAGCCGAACAAGGGCGTCAACCCCGACGAGGTCGTCGCGGTCGGCGCGGCCCTGCAGGCCGGTGTGCTCAAGGGCGAGGTCAAGGACGTCCTGCTGCTCGATGTCACCCCGCTCTCGCTGGGCATCGAGACCAAGGGCGGCATCATGCACAAGCTGGTCGAGCGCAACACCACCATCCCGGCGCACCGCTCCGAGGTCTACACCACGGCTGACGACAACCAGCCCTCGGTGCTGATCCAGGTCTACCAGGGCGAGCGCGAGATGGCGGCGTACAACAAGAAGCTCGGCACCTTCGAGCTCAGCGGCATCGCGCCGGCCCCGCGCGGCGTCCCGCAGATCGAGGTCTCCTTCGACATCGACGCGAACGGCATCGTGCACGTGTCCGCCAAGGACCTGGGCACGGGCAAGGAGCAGAAGATGACGATCACCGGCGGCTCCGCGCTGCCGAAGGAAGACATCGAGCGCATGATGCGCGACGCTCAGGACCACGCGGACGACGACAAGAAGCGCCGCGAGGACGCCGAGGCCCGCAACCTGGCCGAGCAGCTGCAGTGGCAGACCGAGAAGTTCCTGGCGGAGAGCGGCGACAAGCTCCCCGAGGAGAACAAGAGCAAGATCAGCGAGGCTCTCGGCGAGCTGCGCGGCGCCCTCGGCGGCACCGACATCGAGAAGATCAAGTCGGCGCACGAGCGGCTCTCGCAGGTCTCCCAGGAGGCCGGCTCGCTGCTCTACTCGCAGGGTGAGGCCCCGCAGGCCGGTCCGGAGGCCGGTGGCGCCCCGGGTGGCGCGACCGGTGCGGGCCCGTCGGCCGGCGGCAACGACGACGTCGTGGACGCCGAGATCGTGGAGGACGACAAGAAGTGACAGCCAAGGACGACGACAACGACGGTCAGGCGACCGAGCGGGAAGTCATCCAGGGCGAGATCGACGAGTCGGCCGAGGAGACTCCCGCCGGGGAGCCGGTGAACCAGCCGGTCGGCGCACATCGCGCCCCCGAGGAGGAGGACGAGAGCCCGGTGTCCGAGGACGCCACAGCCACTGCAGCAGGCGCCGAGTTGGGCGCGCTGCGCAGTGAGCTCGACGAGCGGACCCACGACCTTCAGCGGGTCACCGCGGAGTACGCGAACTACCGCAAGCGGGTCGACCGCGACCGGGGCGCCGCGGCGGAGCAGACCACCGGCACGGTGCTCACTGCTCTGCTGCCGGTGCTCGACGACATCGACCGGGCGCGCGAGCACGGCGACCTGGTCGGTCCGTTCGCCTCGGTGGCGGAGCAGCTCACCGCGGTGACGGGCAAGCTGGGCCTGGTCGCGTTCGGGGAGAAGGGCGACGCGTTCGACCCGAACCTCCACGAGGCGGTCGCGCACCAGACCTCCGCCGACGTCACGGAGCCGACCTGCGTCGAGGTGATGCGCCGCGGTTACAGCCTGGGCGAGCGGCTGCTCCGCCCGGCCATGGTCGCGGTCGCCGATCCTGAGTGAGCAGGCCCTGAGTGAGCCGGACCGGAGTGAACTCTGTGTCGTGCCCCGCCCGCCGGTTCGCCGGCGGGCGGGTCCTCACAGCGAAGTCGAGGAGGTGGACTGAATGAGCTCGAAGGACTGGCTCGAGAAGGACTTCTACGCCGTGCTCGGCGTGAACAAGTCCGCCTCACCCGACGAGATCAAGAAGGCGTACCGAAAGCTCGCCCGGGACCTTCACCCCGACCGCAACCCTGGCAACAAGGAAGCGGAGGAGAAGTTCAAGGCGGCCTCCGAGGCCTATGACGTGCTCGCCGACGACAAGAAGCGCAAAGAGTACGACGAGATGCGCTCGCTGTTCGGCTCGGGCGCGTTCCGCCGGGGCGCACGTCCCGGCGGCGGCACCCAGTTCGACCCGTCCGACCTGTTCGGCGGGTTCAGCGGCGCTGCGGGTGGCGGGGCCGGTGCGGACCGCCGGTTCGGCGGCACCGGCTTCTCGGACATCTTCAGCTCGATCTTCTCGGGCGGCGGCGCGGGCGGCCCCGGTCCGGCCGCGGCACGGCGTGGCCCGCAGCGCGGGCGTGACGTCGAGACCGAGGTGACACTCGACTTCGTCCAGGCGGTCCGCGGCACCACCCTGCCGCTGACGTTGCGTACCCCGGGCGCCTGCGACACCTGTCGCGGGTCGGGGGCGAAACCCGGCACGACACCGCGGGCCTGCCCGAAATGCCAGGGCACCGGCATGATCTCCAGCAATCAGGGCTCGTTCAGCTTCTCCGAGCCGTGCCGGGACTGCCAGGGTTCGGGCAGCATCGTGGACGAGAAATGCCCGGAGTGCCGGGGGTCCGGCGGGGTCACCAAGACCCGGACGATCAACGTGCGATTCCCGGCCGGCGTGGCCGACGGTCAGCGCATCCGGCTCAGCGGCCGGGGCGAGCCGGGCGACCGCGGTGGCTCGGCGGGCGACCTCTACGTGCAGGTCAAGGTGCGGCCGGACGAGTTGTTCGGGCGCAGCGGCGACGACCTGACGCTGGCCGTGCCGATCAGCATGGCGGAAGCCGTTCTCGGCACCGACCTGAAGGTGCCCACCTTGGACGGCCCGGTCACCCTGCGGGTGCCGGCCGGCACGCCGAGCGGTCGCAAGCTGCGGGCGCGGGGCAAGGGTGTGGTGCGCAAGGAGGGCCAGGCCGGCGACCTGATCGTCACGGTCGACGTGCAAATCCCGGCGGTCGTCAGCGACGAGGCCCGGGACGCCCTGGAGAAATTCGCGAAGCTCACCCCGCCCCCGGGGCGCGAGCGACTCGACGCCCGGATGCGCCGGGCTGGTTAGGACCCTCACGGGAGGTGGCACATGTATGAAGAGATCCACGTCTCGACGGAAGCCTCCGACGCGAAGGTTTTGATCATCTCGGTTGCCGCACGGCTTGCCGGGATGCACCCGCAGACGCTCCGGCAGTACGACCGGCTCGGGCTGGTGCAGCCGGGCCGGGCGGGCGGCGGGGGTCGTCGGTACAGCGAACGGGACGTCGCGCTGCTTCGCGAGGTGCAGCGGCTCAGCCAGGAGGACGGCGTCAACCTGGCCGGGATCAAACGCATCATCGGGCTGGAGCAGCTCGTCGGCGACCTCCAGCAGCAGCTGGCGGAGCTGGCGGAACAGCTCGACGCGGCGTACGACCG is part of the Actinoplanes missouriensis 431 genome and encodes:
- the dnaJ gene encoding molecular chaperone DnaJ; this translates as MSSKDWLEKDFYAVLGVNKSASPDEIKKAYRKLARDLHPDRNPGNKEAEEKFKAASEAYDVLADDKKRKEYDEMRSLFGSGAFRRGARPGGGTQFDPSDLFGGFSGAAGGGAGADRRFGGTGFSDIFSSIFSGGGAGGPGPAAARRGPQRGRDVETEVTLDFVQAVRGTTLPLTLRTPGACDTCRGSGAKPGTTPRACPKCQGTGMISSNQGSFSFSEPCRDCQGSGSIVDEKCPECRGSGGVTKTRTINVRFPAGVADGQRIRLSGRGEPGDRGGSAGDLYVQVKVRPDELFGRSGDDLTLAVPISMAEAVLGTDLKVPTLDGPVTLRVPAGTPSGRKLRARGKGVVRKEGQAGDLIVTVDVQIPAVVSDEARDALEKFAKLTPPPGRERLDARMRRAG
- a CDS encoding GTPase, with the protein product MNVVEKRVDAQDLARRLEALSRFLRVTGPYLPDGKLVTAHTLVERAGNRLSLSLDHTVVALAGSTGSGKSSLFNALARFKLSQVGVRRPTTGTAHACVWGPLEPANRLLDWIGVLPRQRFVRESALDGDDEVALHGLVLLDLPDFDSVERAHQLEVDRLLGLVDQIVWVVDPQKYGDRVLHRAYLSQFSSHAGVTIVVLNQADRLSPGDTEVVLNDLGRLLEEDGLGGTPVLASSAKQPGMLTELREALETTVAARQAALRRLAADLDTVGEELAATIGPPAAEDEVDRSTVRQLADSLAASAGVPAVADATAQAYRQRATAATGWPLVRGLSRLRPDPLRRLHLGEKPATDPVSTDIVPRTSVPAAGAAQRSAVGISVRAVASRAAAPLPEVWAPALTTAARSRADDLPDALDRAVATTDLGVTKAPVWWRVIGALQWVLLATAVAGLGWLIAGYAVRALGLPEFDNPMVGAVPLPTLLLLGGLLAGLFLWLLLKPLIAAGARRARRRAEQRLRSAVTDVARGHVVAPVREVLNAYAQAREALGVVRSE
- a CDS encoding GTPase domain-containing protein; translation: MTTHGDAVGPSALSAASDEPATEEKSQVSGGPSERTGSDQGRPVNQENGIPPALGRLATALSGLRSALGAVSYPLVMPSADEARKVGAALLSQLDDYLLPRLARLDAPLLVVVGGSTGAGKSTLVNSLVQAPVSTAGVLRPTTRSPVLVANPSDLNWFGRGGLLPGLVRTGEQSTDPNALQVVGAPSIGPGVALLDAPDIDSVVDHNRKLAAQLLAAADLWLFVTTAARYADAVPWELLTTARLRGTVIALVLDRVPVDAAAEVAAHLGEMLTARDLGSAPLFVIPETPLGGNGLLPEAAVGPMRQWFSQLSADANARAAVVRQTLDGALGALAPALHGLAEAADEQMRTAQTLDERVEAAYRNARRTTEEGLQDGRLLRGEVLARWQEFIGTGEFLRSLESRVGHLRDRLVAAISGRPAPGRNLQVAMESQLVTLLRGVAADAAEQAYAAWQSHPAGAALLEPGLQKASDNLPQLADRLVRDWQQWVLDVVRREAADKRTVARGAAYAVNGVGLAVMIAVFTTTAFIPTGLEVAAGAGSAVAAQKVLEAVFGDQAIRTLATRARTELLARVDDLLAAEAARFTERTATVRLEAEPGALLRRVGAEVEAARKELALTGSGQ
- the dnaK gene encoding molecular chaperone DnaK; this translates as MARAVGIDLGTTNSCVSVLEGGEPTVIANAEGSRTTPSIVAFARNGEVLVGEVAKRQAVTNPDRTIRSVKREVGTNWSIDIDGKKYTPQEISARVLMKLKRDSEAYLGETITDAVITVPAYFNDAQRQATKEAGEIAGLNVLRIVNEPTAAALAYGLDKGSKEQTVLVFDLGGGTFDVSLLELGDGVIEVKSTSGDNHLGGDDWDQRIIDHLVKTFRGEHGIDLSQDKMALQRLREAAEKAKIELSAATTTSINLPYITAGANGPLHLDTSLSRAEFQRMTQDLLDRCKGPFESAIKDADVKLSDIDHVILVGGSTRMPAVTELVQSLIGREPNKGVNPDEVVAVGAALQAGVLKGEVKDVLLLDVTPLSLGIETKGGIMHKLVERNTTIPAHRSEVYTTADDNQPSVLIQVYQGEREMAAYNKKLGTFELSGIAPAPRGVPQIEVSFDIDANGIVHVSAKDLGTGKEQKMTITGGSALPKEDIERMMRDAQDHADDDKKRREDAEARNLAEQLQWQTEKFLAESGDKLPEENKSKISEALGELRGALGGTDIEKIKSAHERLSQVSQEAGSLLYSQGEAPQAGPEAGGAPGGATGAGPSAGGNDDVVDAEIVEDDKK
- the grpE gene encoding nucleotide exchange factor GrpE, translating into MTAKDDDNDGQATEREVIQGEIDESAEETPAGEPVNQPVGAHRAPEEEDESPVSEDATATAAGAELGALRSELDERTHDLQRVTAEYANYRKRVDRDRGAAAEQTTGTVLTALLPVLDDIDRAREHGDLVGPFASVAEQLTAVTGKLGLVAFGEKGDAFDPNLHEAVAHQTSADVTEPTCVEVMRRGYSLGERLLRPAMVAVADPE
- a CDS encoding heat shock protein transcriptional repressor HspR — translated: MYEEIHVSTEASDAKVLIISVAARLAGMHPQTLRQYDRLGLVQPGRAGGGGRRYSERDVALLREVQRLSQEDGVNLAGIKRIIGLEQLVGDLQQQLAELAEQLDAAYDRIAQLEAMRSPYAGRDLVRQETHSTALVVWRPRRSPDK